The following are encoded in a window of Choloepus didactylus isolate mChoDid1 chromosome 17, mChoDid1.pri, whole genome shotgun sequence genomic DNA:
- the LOC119512900 gene encoding translation initiation factor IF-2-like — MREMRLVYPLALRTAQPRVPVDPVWRLCSPTPRVAAAARRRVRGQQLPARASGPDRRSLAPRACAPPLSVAPPPARTTGRPGGGGEGWGGPVGASLPHPRLSLGLLPQKKDFIGSPWVGPEGRACPPRSPSPACSPQDPRGSPSALLQPRAARKGRGLRGGNSPACEARVRRGGLPSPAVPLPSGSGPHAAGVGAHCRERSPPS, encoded by the exons ATGAG GGAGATGCGCCTCGTTTACCCACTGGCTTTGAGAACCGCACAGCCGAGGGTCCCTGTCGACCCCGTTTGGAGACTCTGCAGCCCAACGCCCAGAGTAGCAGCTGCCGCCCGGCGCCGGGTAAGGGGACAGCAGCTCCCGGCACGTGCTTCCGGACCTGACCGGCGAAGCCTCGCCCCTCGCGCTTGCGCCCCGCCCCTTTCGGTAGCCCCGCCCCCGGCACGTACCACCGGGcgtcctgggggggggggtgagggttGGGGCGGCCCGGTCGGCGCCAGCCTGCCGCACCCCCGTCTCAGCCTGGGCTTGTTACCCCAAAAGAAGGACTTTATAGGGTCGCCATGGGTCGGCCCGGAGGGTCGCGCCTGCCCCCCACGCTCGCCGTCTCCTGCCTGCAGCCCTCAGGACCCCCGGGGCTCCCCGAGTGCGCTCCTCCAGCCCCGCGCAGCCCGGAAGGGGCGGGGCCTGCGCGGCGGAAACTCTCCGGCGTGTGAGGCGCGTGTGCGGCGGGGCGGCCTCCCGAGCCCCGCGGTCCCGCTTCCCAGCGGCTCGGGCCCGCACGCTGCAGGGGTCGGGGCGCATTGCCGGGAACGCAGCCCCCCGTCCTGA
- the LOC119512164 gene encoding LOW QUALITY PROTEIN: BRCA1-associated ATM activator 1-like (The sequence of the model RefSeq protein was modified relative to this genomic sequence to represent the inferred CDS: inserted 2 bases in 2 codons; substituted 2 bases at 2 genomic stop codons), with amino-acid sequence MTPVWRNCWTGLKRSTEAEPSFLVPQENPCLTELLLHTLKLQDTSPRVLSFPLRLAGVFAAQEDCFQYLQQGQLLLGLFGEAGPLGKAAWGIPSVRSGWAQGLCSLEQHPSALQFLADCGAVDTILSLQGDPSPFVASAASQLLVRVLALALHGSTGEQPLDGPPCAQRVVGHLEECLRSPATPQVIXTLDVLTSLFGRCQGPWIQVLWVRLSPXVAHLLEEDPVPAAPVLVGLLLSVAQXGPCDAVGGAELPWSRGTWVCVGGSQSPELADPSLHQEPTGAEDAPGGQRTGVQRWEDGEHGLPGSGAGPALAVLACPPLSLSPATRRDGLHNGHHPPLLQVILRGPPVPDPGAAGGAAAPVGGARMGTGLPGAEATSPTAPAEPLPWPQAPLLGAVTTTLRFCTGSAAPASSMGGLLCETLAGCVRVQRAALDFLGALLWGTGPQELVTLVFALLLEYLRSPDSSPMVLKKAFHASLQWLLHSLGPQTQLFLTELLPELQKRPCSPCWEVRDSALEFLAQLTRHWGGRAGFRQAPLASEVPELAEQMLHDPESYVQAGAVAAXGQLSMQGLHAIPEAPEAQQRLLLELLHILSTDSESFPRRAVMHVFTECLRDGHTNVPKDREQFVASVLRAAGRDLDWEVRVQGVELALAFLAQTLGPPGASCPCAVALSGAAPPSPPAPAVLQTLCWAQFFEFTFRTLFDCDWAVARKSCNLLLLLGATVDPCGASSASVEAALRSWQAGGQGQPLGQLEPEAVVAVLRSLDLEGLRATLAESSDHVERRPQSLLQDMLATGGVLEDQADCY; translated from the exons ATGACACCTGTCTGGAGAAACTGCTGGACTGGCTTAAAACGGTCAACGGAAGCAG AACCCAGTTTTCTGGTGCCGCAGGAGAACCCCTGCCTGACGGAGCTGCTGCTCCACACGCTGAAGCTCCAGGACACGAGTCCCCGAGTCCTGTCCTTCCCGCTCCGCCTTGCAGGGGTATTTGCAGCCCAGGAGGACTGCTTCCAGTATCTCCAG CAGGGGCAGCTGCTGCTCGGGCTCTTCGGGGAGGCCGGGCCCCTGGGCAAAGCGGCCTGGGGCATCCCCAGCGTGCGCAGCGGCTGGGCCCAGGGCCTGTGCTCCCTGGAGCAGCACCCCAGCGCCCTGCAGTTCCTGGCCGACTGC GGTGCTGTTGACACCATCCTCTCCCTGCAGGGAGACCCCAGCCCGTTTGTCGCCTCAGCCGCCAGCCAGCTCCTGGTGCGCGTCCTGGCCTTGGCCCTGCACGGCAGCACTGGGGAGCAGCCCCTCGACGGGCCCCCCTGCGCCCAGAGGGTTGTGGGCCACCTCGAGGAGTGCCTGCGCTCCCCGGCCACCCCCCAGGTCATATGAACGCTGGATGTGCTGACTTCCCTGTTCGGGCGCTGCCAGGGCCCCTGGATCCAGGTCCTGTGGGTGCGGCTGAGCC CCGTGGCCCACCTCCTGGAGGAAGACCCCGTCCCGGCCGCGCCCGTGCTCGTGGGCCTCCTGCTCAGTGTGGCACAGTGAGGTCCTTGCGATGCTGTGGGAGGTGCCGAGTTGCCTTGGAGCAGGGGCACCTGGGTGTGTGTCGGGGGAAGCCAGAG ccctgagctGGCGGATCCCAGCCTCCACCAGGAGCCCACAGGGGCAGAGGATGCCCCTGGGGGGCAGAGGACGGGGGTGCAGAGGTGGGAGGATGGGGAGCACGGTCTCCCTGGATCAG GAGCAGGGCCAGCCTTGGCAGTCCTGGCGTGtccccctctgagcctcagtcctgCCACACGCAGGGATGGG CTCCACAACGGTCACCACCCTCCTCTCCTCCAGGTCATCCTGCGTGGGCCTCCCGTGCCAGACCCTGGCGCAgctggaggagctgcagccccCGTGGGTGGGGCCCGGATGGGGACAGGCCTCCCCGGAGCAGAGGCCACCAGCCCCACAGCCCCCGCTGAGCCCTTGCCCTGGCCCCAGGCGCCCCTGCTGGGGGCTGTGACGACGACACTGCGGTTCTGCACTGGCTCCGCGGCCCCTGCCTCCAGCATGGGGGGCCTCCTCTGCGAGACCCTGGCGGGCTGTGTCCGGGTGCAGCGAGCGGCGCTTGATTTCCTGGGTGCACTCTTGTGGGGGACGG GCCCCCAAGAGCTGGTGACTCTGGTGTTTGCCCTCCTCCTGGAGTACCTCAGGAGCCCTGACTCCAGCCCTATG GTCCTGAAGAAGGCCTTCCACGCCTCGCTCCAGTGGCTGCTGCACTCACTGGGCCCCCAGACCCAGCTCTTCCTCACAG AGCTGCTGCCCGAGCTGCAGAAGCGTCCGTGCAGCCCCTGCTGGGAGGTGCGCGACTCAGCCCTGGAGTTCCTGGCCCAGCTCACCAGGCACTGGGGAG GGCGGGCCGGCTTCCGACAGGCCCCCCTGGCCTCAGAGGTGCCTGAACTTGCCGAGCAGATGCTCCACGACCCCGAGAGCTACGTCCAAGCTGGCGCGGTGGCCG GTGGGCAGCTGTCCATGCAGGGGCTACACGCCATCCCCGAGGCCCCGGAGGCCCAGCAG AGGCTGCTCCTCGAGCTCCTGCACATTCTCTCCACGGACTCAGAGAGTTTCCCCCGCCGGGCTGTGATGCACGTCTTCACGGAGTGCCTGCGGGACGGCCACACCAATGTGCCCAAGGACAGGGAGCAGTTCGTGGCCAGCGTGCTCCGGGCGGCGGGCCGCGACCTGGACTGGGAGGTCAGGGTGCAGGGCGTGGAGCTGGCCCTGGCGTTCCTGGCCCAGACGCTGGGGCCTCCTGGTGCCAGCTGCCCCTGTGCCGTAGCCCTGTCCGGGGCCGCCccacccagccccccagcccccgcaGTGCTGCAGACGCTGTGCTGGGCCCAGTTCTTCGAGTTCACTTTTCGTACCTTGTTTGACTGTGACTGGGCTGTGGCCCGGAAGTCCTGCAACCTCCTCCTCCTGCTGGGGGCCACAGTGGACCCCTGCGGCGCCAGCTCTGCCAGCGTGGAGGCGGCCCTGCGGAGCTGGCAGGCAGGCGGGCAGGGCCAGCCCCTGGGGCAGCTGGAGCCCGAGGCTGTGGTGGCCGTGCTGCGGTCCCTCGACCTGGAGGGCCTCCGGGCCACGCTGGCCGAGAGCAGCGACCACGTGGAGAGACGCCCCCAGTCCCTCCTGCAGGACATGCTGGCCACCGGGGGCGTCCTGGAGGACCAGGCTGACTGCTACTGA